One genomic region from Xenopus laevis strain J_2021 chromosome 2L, Xenopus_laevis_v10.1, whole genome shotgun sequence encodes:
- the apobec2.L gene encoding apolipoprotein B mRNA editing enzyme, catalytic polypeptide-like 2 L homeolog → MAQRQNNSQSSKDPINNTEKAEKEEKAENGEGNSKKKELEELPPFEIVEGSRIPASSFMFQFKNVEYSSGRNKTILCYTVERPEAQIFHGYLEDEHVSAHAEEAFFTSVLPQFLTSGSVTVTCYVSSSPCVTCAASIAQCLRKNKTVRIQLAVARLFQWEEPEIRRALKGLRSAGCQVRMMRGADYIYVWKNFVEPDITLDDEGMEVVKDEHQDFIPWEDLEENSRYYEEKLAEILR, encoded by the exons ATGGCACAGAGGCAAAATAATTCACAGTCTTCCAAGGATCCTATCAATAACACAGAGAaagcagagaaagaagagaaagcagAAAATGGCGAGGGAAATTCCAAAAAGAAAGAACTAGAGGAGTTGCCTCCCTTTGAAATAGTGGAGGG GAGTCGCATCCCTGCTTCTTCTTTCATGTTTCAGTTTAAGAACGTGGAGTACAGTTCTGGACGTAACAAGACTATTCTGTGCTACACTGTGGAAAGACCTGAGGCTCAAATATTCCATGGATATTTAGAGGATGAACATGTCTCAGCTCATGCCGAGGAAGCTTTCTTTACATCTGTCCTGCCTCAGTTTCTCACCTCAGGGTCAGTCACTGTAACTTGCTATGTGTCATCTAGTCCATGCGTTACTTGTGCTGCCTCCATAGCTCAATGCCTGCGGAAAAACAAAACTGTACGAATACAGCTGGCAGTGGCCCGGCTATTCCAATGGGAGGAGCCCGAGATCCGAAGGGCCCTGAAAGGCCTCCGCTCCGCAGGTTGCCAAGTCAGAATGATGAGGGGTGCTGACTATATTTATGTGTGGAAGAACTTTGTTGAGCCTGACATCACCCTGGATGATGAGGGAATGGAGGTAGTGAAGGATGAGCATCAAGACTTCATACCCTGGGAAGATTTGGAGGAAAACTCCAGGTATTATGAAGAGAAGCTGGCAGAGATTCTAAGATAA
- the c1orf194.L gene encoding uncharacterized protein C1orf194 homolog translates to MSTKGQIYEPRVLSIGICFHRLSPYTRSGHQMPHSRDPYPFPQYENDDTFQGKQMQRTNGKQSNSLPQKEEPWHRLNSTATLSSDRRAVYYYDPEAPSDSLDFTLKSLYDHHTGLLNDRNETLYQRETLTENHGRILKNRVKEIKVSQEEVPSVKQWVSPQRSNAYSINGAIVSHHTAATNRGYSRKQDGGYYSI, encoded by the exons ATGTCAACAAAAGGGCAGATATATGAGCCAAGAGTATTAAGCATCGGCATCTGCTTCCACAGACTGTCTCCATACACTCGATCCGGACATCAAATGCCACATTCCAGGGATCCATATCCTTTCCCCCAATATGAAAATGATGACacttttcaaggaaaacaaatgCAG AGAACAAATGGTAAGCAAAGTAACAGCTTGCCCCAAAAAGAGGAACCTTGGCATCGCCTAAATTCTACAGCAACACTATCAAGTGACAGGAGAGCAGTATACTACTATGACCCAGAA GCTCCATCTGACAGCTTGGATTTTACTTTAAAGTCATTGTATGATCACCATACTGGCCTTCTGAATGATCGCAATGAAACTTTGTATCAAAGAGAAACATTAACAGAGAATCATGG GAGAATTTTGAAAAACAGAGTGAAAGAGATCAAAGTCTCACAGGAGGAGGTTCCCTCTGTCAAACAGTGGGTTAGTCCTCAGAGAAGCAATGCATATAGCATAAATGGTGCTATTG TGAGTCATCATACAGCTGCTACAAATCGTGGATACTCCCGTAAACAGGATGGAGGTTACTACAGCATCTGA